A stretch of Perognathus longimembris pacificus isolate PPM17 chromosome 1, ASM2315922v1, whole genome shotgun sequence DNA encodes these proteins:
- the LOC125355419 gene encoding 40S ribosomal protein S14-like: MAPRKGKEKKEEQIISLGLKVAEGENVFGVCHIFASFSDTFVHVTDLSGKETICRVTGGMKVKADRDESSPYSAMLAAQDVAQRCKELGITALHIKLRATGENRTKTPGPGAQSALRALARSGMKIERIEDVTPIPSDSTRRKGGHRGRRL; this comes from the coding sequence ATGGCACCTCgcaaggggaaggaaaagaaggaagaacagaTCATCAGCCTTGGACTTAAGGTGGCTGAAGGCGAGAATGTGTTTGGTGTCTGCCACATCTTTGCATCCTTCAGTGACACCTTTGTCCATGTCACCGACCTTTCTGGCAAAGAAACCATCTGCCGGGTAACTGGTGGAATGAAAGTGAAGGCGGATCGAGATGAATCCTCTCCATACTCTGCCATGTTGGCTGCTCAGGATGTGGCCCAGAGGTGCAAGGAGTTGGGCATCACTGCCCTCCACATCAAACTTCGGGCCACCGGTGAAAACAGGACCAAGACACCTGGTCCTGGGGCCCAGTCAGCTCTCAGGGCCCTTGCTCGCTCGGGCATGAAGATTGAGAGGATTGAGGACGTCACCCCCATCCCATCCGACAGCACCCGCAGGAAGGGAGGTCACCGTGGTCGCCGTCTATGA